The following proteins are encoded in a genomic region of Brachypodium distachyon strain Bd21 chromosome 1, Brachypodium_distachyon_v3.0, whole genome shotgun sequence:
- the LOC100839655 gene encoding protein argonaute PNH1, whose product MLEVLEMTPPPPRHQPAKGGGGRAGQARKQPLQSSVAQPKAEATPPEGAKKCGGRRRGGRGRARPVAEPRPAMAQTAAAAAPPTRAVIGPPVPSKGLAFCRRPGFGTVGARCVVKANHFLAEIPDKDLTQYDVKITPEVSSRCVNRAIIAELVRLYRASDLGMRLPAYDGRKSLYTAGTLPFDAREFVVRLTDDDGGTGVPPREREYRVVIKFAARADLHHLRQFIAGRQADAPQEAVQVLDIVLRELANQRYVPIGRSFYSPDIRKPQRLGDGLQSWCGFYQSIRPTQMGLSLNIDMSSTAFIEPLPVIEFVAQILGKDVMSRPLSDANRIKIKKALRGVKVEVTHRENVRRKYRISGVTAQPTHELIFPIDDQMNMKSVVEYFKEMYGFTIQHAHLPCLMVGNQKKANYLPMEACKIVEGQRYTKRLNEKQITSLLKVTCQRPREKEMDILQTVHQNGYDQDPYAKEFGINISEKLTSVEARVLPAPWLKYHDAGKEKECLPQVGQWNMVNKKVINGGKVSHWACINFSRNVQETTARGFCQELAQMCQISGMEFNSEPVLPIYSARPDQVAKALKHVYNVALHKLKGKELELLLAILPDNNGALYGDIKRICETDLGLISQCCLTKHVFKISKQYLANVSLKINVKMGGRNTVLVDALSWRIPLVSDIPTIIFGADVTHPETGEDSSPSIAAVVASQDWPEVTKYAGLVCAQAHRQELIQDLYKTWHDPQRGTVTGGMVRELLISFRKATGQKPLRIIFYRDGVSEGQFYQVLLYELDAIRKACASLEPNYQPPVTFVVVQKRHHTRLFANNHKDRSSMDKSGNILPGTVVDSKICHPTEFDFYLCSHAGIQGTSRPAHYHVLWDENNFSADEMQTLTNNLCYTYARCTRSVSVVPPAYYAHLAAFRARFYMEPELSENHTSKSSSGTNGTSVKPLPAVKEKVKRVMFYC is encoded by the exons ATGCTGGAGGTCCTGGAgatgacgccgccgccgccgcggcaccaGCCGGCCAaggggggcggcgggcgcgcggggcagGCGAGGAAGCAGCCGCTGCAGAGCAGCGTGGCGCAGCCCAAGGCGGAGGCGACGCCGCCGGAGGGAGCCAAGAAgtgcggcgggaggcggcgcggcggccgcgggcgtGCCAGGCCCGTGGCGGAGCCGCGGCCGGCGATGgcgcagacggcggcggcggcggcgccgccgacgcgcgcCGTCATTGGGCCGCCGGTGCCGAGCAAGGGGCTGGCGTTCTGCCGGCGGCCGGGGTTCGGGACGGTGGGCGCGCGCTGCGTCGTCAAGGCCAACCACTTCCTCGCCGAGATTCCCGACAAGGACCTTACCCAGTACGAC GTCAAGATCACGCCGGAGGTGAGCTCCCGATGCGTGAACCGGGCCATCATCGCGGAGCTGGTCCGCCTCTACCGCGCATCCGATCTCGGAATGCGCCTCCCGGCTTACGACGGCCGCAAGAGCCTCTACACCGCCGGGACGCTTCCGTTCGACGCGCGCGAGTTCGTCGTGCGCCTaaccgacgacgacggcggcaccGGCGTCCCCCCACG CGAGAGGGAATACAGGGTCGTCATCAAGTTTGCCGCGCGCGCCGacctccaccacctccgccaGTTCATCGCCGGGCGGCAGGCAGACGCGCCGCAGGAGGCCGTCCAGGTCCTCGACATCGTCCTCCGGGAGCTCGCCAACCAAAG GTACGTGCCGATAGGGCGCTCGTTCTACTCGCCAGACATACGGAAGCCACAGCGTCTCGGCGACGGTCTGCAGTCCTGGTGTGGGTTCTACCAGAGCATTCGGCCAACTCAGATGGGCTTGTCGCTTAACATCG ATATGTCGTCCACTGCATTCATCGAGCCGCTGCCGGTGATCGAGTTCGTGGCCCAGATTTTAGGGAAGGATGTCATGTCAAGGCCATTGTCTGATGCAAACAGAATTAAG ATCAAGAAAGCACTGCGGGGTGTGAAAGTTGAAGTTACTCACCGGGAAAATGTAAGGCGGAAGTACCGTATTTCAGGGGTGACAGCACAACCAACACACGAACTGAT TTTCCCAATTGACGATCAAATGAATATGAAATCAGTTGTAGAGTATTTCAAGGAAATGTATGGGTTCACAATTCAGCATGCCCATCTTCCTTGCCTTATGGTGGGAAACCAAAAGAAGGCAAACTATCTACCAATGGAG GCTTGCAAGATTGTTGAGGGCCAGAGATACACAAAGAGGTTGAATGAAAAGCAGATCACCTCGCTGCTAAAGGTTACATGCCAAAGGCCTAGAGAGAAGGAAATGGATATTCTACAG ACAGTTCATCAAAACGGATATGACCAAGATCCTTACGCGAAGGAATTTGGGATCAACATAAGTGAGAAGTTAACGTCTGTTGAAGCTCGTGTCCTTCCTGCACCTTGG CTGAAATATCATGACgctggaaaagaaaaggagtgCTTGCCACAGGTTGGTCAATGGAACATGGTCAAcaag AAAGTGATAAATGGGGGCAAGGTGAGTCACTGGGCCTGCATAAACTTCTCAAGAAATGTTCAAGAAACCACTGCTCGGGGATTCTGCCAGGAGTTGGCACAAATGTGTCAGATTTCGGGCATG GAATTCAACAGTGAACCTGTGCTACCAATATATTCAGCTAGACCAGATCAAGTAGCTAAGGCACTTAAGCATGTGTATAATGTGGCACTACACAAACTCAAGGGTAAAGAACTTGAGCTTCTTTTGGCCATTCTCCCTGACAACAATGGTGCTTTATATG GTGATATCAAACGTATCTGTGAAACTGATTTGGGATTGATATCACAATGTTGCTTAACTAAGCATGTTTTTAAGATTAGCAAGCAGTACTTGGCAAATGTTTCGCTTAAAATCAATGTTAAG ATGGGAGGAAGAAACACTGTGCTTGTGGATGCGCTAAGTTGGAGGATTCCATTGGTCAGTGACATACCAACTATTATATTTGGTGCGGATGTAACACATCCTGAAACCGGGGAGGACTCTAGTCCATCCATCGCTGCA GTTGTGGCTTCTCAAGACTGGCCAGAAGTTACGAAGTATGCTGGATTGGTGTGCGCGCAGGCGCATCGGCAAGAGCTCATTCAGGACCTTTATAAGACATGGCATGACCCTCAGAGAGGCACGGTCACAGGAGGCATGGTCAG GGAACTCTTAATATCCTTCAGGAAGGCCACTGGGCAGAAGCCATTAAGAATAATTTTCTACCG TGATGGTGTTAGCGAAGGCCAATTCTACCAAGTTCTCCTGTATGAGTTAGATGCTATCCGTAAG GCATGTGCATCCCTGGAACCAAATTACCAACCTCCTGTAACATTCGTGGTCGTTCAAAAGCGTCACCATACAAGGCTGTTTGCAAACAATCACAAGGACAGAAGTAGCATGGACAAGAGTGGAAATATTTTGCCTG GAACTGTTGTTGATTCGAAGATATGCCATCCAACGGAGTTTGATTTCTACCTCTGTAGTCATGCTGGAATCCAG GGAACAAGTAGGCCAGCTCACTACCATGTCCTCTGGGATGAGAACAATTTCTCAGCAGACGAGATGCAGACGTTGACAAACAACCTTTGCTACAC GTACGCACGGTGCACACGCTCTGTTTCTGTCG TCCCTCCTGCATACTATGCGCATTTGGCTGCATTCCGGGCACGGTTCTACATGGAGCCGGAGCTCTCAGAGAACCACACATCGAAGAGCTCTAGCGGAACGAACGGAACCTCGGTGAAGCCTTTGCCTGCTGTGAAAGAGAAGGTGAAGAGGGTGATGTTCTACTGTTGA